A window from Apostichopus japonicus isolate 1M-3 chromosome 2, ASM3797524v1, whole genome shotgun sequence encodes these proteins:
- the LOC139956720 gene encoding uncharacterized protein isoform X2: MGAIQVEVKILSGAKPILFSWENPLKKSVECVLVTCACQALGLRHGKAKGKDRTALTSGSQQWASNLAHALEKAEVVTYASMDPLESIANHIDLNETEGVDREYSKEEWKLLTKYERQKIRRKRNRQKQKESLERQKEQLVVCNQDEPSAATLIDEVSTSPCGQDDSEVMEAATTVDEEMCEPVVPKDKQIGEGLLDVTSNGEMYPTGKDFVVDPDSSEEVTEVNTSREVEVGRTECDVPNEILPETQVITTHDQPQDDLLNESLKQNQIWNDGHSESITTASVIPTANSAYLETTHEPEISNEVTLEATVSAETSNPVTIISVDEAVASHKGSKVTTGSSDNNTVQFVDIQGAVVVSSAFPSSVSSSLSDEQTLMKAIDSIMDMCPAPEMGESPVLPETMYTLPTTTTTPNELPRTKVPFIRNLTEEERKKMFKFQSDSERENQAALESGNACLCEQCGKIFGQRNLSKHMQIHKKGRERNLICDKCGKGFYLKSALKNHLQVHNDKAQFTCRYCPKSYKSFFGRTIHERLHFAVYPEECQNCERKFKSNRELKIHLASGHCDNNVKGKRKPKMCGYTRKSSVPMKHGQFGSTTCHICNKVLRTGSFRAHMLVHQGKMYTCSICNKVMAFSTRYYHLRMHKNKKDFKCNVCTKEFLTKQALVAHLRVHTGERPIKCRHCDRMFSRYSSREVHEASHTGERAFKCTICDKSWKDRSSYWLHMKKNHPGEPLYYRRLSAQINSERKTQGIELQPSIAE, translated from the exons ATG GGGGCCATCCAGGTTGAAGTCAAAATTTTAAGTGGTGCTAAACCCATCTTGTTTTCTTGGGAGAATCCTCTTAAGAAGTCTGTGGAGTGTGTCTTGGTGACGTGTGCCTGTCAGGCCCTTGGTCTACGTCACGGCAAGGCCAAGGGAAAGGATCGAACAGCTCTGACTTCTGGCAGCCAGCAGTGGGCGTCTAATCTTGCTCATGCACTGGAGAAGGCTGAAGTTGTGACATATGCTTCAATGGACCCTCTGGAGAGTATCGCTAACCATATTGATTTAAACGAGACAGAGGGGGTAGATCGGGAGTACTCGAAGGAGGAATGGAAACTactcacaaaatatgaaagacagaaaataagaaggaaaagaaatagaCAGAAACAAAAGGAATCATTAGAGAGACAGAAAGAACAATTAGTTGTTTGCAATCAAGATGAGCCATCTGCTGCAACATTAATTGATGAAGTTTCAACATCCCCATGTGGACAAGATGACAGCGAAGTTATGGAGGCAGCTACAACAGTTGATGAAGAGATGTGTGAACCAGTGGTTCCTAAGGATAAACAAATTGGAGAAGGTCTATTGGATGTGACATCCAATGGAGAGATGTATCCCACAGGGAAGGACTTTGTGGTTGACCCTGATTCCAGTGAGGAAGTTACAGAGGTTAATACCTCAAGAGAAGTTGAAGTTGGGAGAACAGAGTGTGATGTGCCAAATGAAATTCTACCTGAGACACAGGTTATCACAACGCATGATCAACCTCAAGATGATTTGttaaatgaaagtttaaaacaaaaccaGATTTGGAATGATGGACATTCTGAGTCCATAACTACTGCTTCAGTCATCCCAACTGCAAACTCTGCTTACCTAGAGACAACTCATGAACCAGAAATAAGTAATGAAGTCACTTTAGAGGCCACTGTGTCAGCCGAAACCAGCAACCCTGTGACAATTATCTCTGTAGATGAGGCTGTTGCAAGTCACAAGGGTTCTAAAGTCACTACTGGCAGCTCAGATAACAACACAGTTCAATTTGTAGACATACAGGGAGCTGTAGTTGTGTCATCTGCTTTCCCAAGCTCAGTGTCATCCTCTCTCTCTGATGAGCAAACACTTATGAAAGCTATTGACAGCATCATGGACATGTGCCCAGCACCAGAGATGGGTGAATCTCCAGTGCTCCCTGAGACCATGTATACGTTACCAACAACAACCACAACACCAAATGAATTACCAAGAACTAAAGTGCCATTTATCAGAAACCTCACAGAAGAGGAACGGAAAAAGATGTTCAAATTCCAGTCAGACTCTGAGAGAGAAAACCAAGCTGCCTTGGAGTCTGGGAATGCTTGTCTCTGTGAACAGTGCGGTAAAATCTTTGGCCAACGTAATTTAAGCAAACATATGCAGATTCACAAGAAAGGTAGGGAAAGAAATTTGATATGTGACAAATGTGGGAAAGGCTTTTATTTGAAGAGTGCCTTAAAAAACCATCTACAAGTCCACAATGATAAGGCACAGTTTACTTGTCGTTACTGTCCCAAAAGTTACAAGTCATTCTTTGGACGCACCATCCATGAGCGCCTTCATTTTGCTGTTTACCCAGAAGAATGTCAGAATTGTGAACGTAAGTTCAAAAGTAATCGCGAGTTGAAGATTCATTTAGCTAGTGGTCACTGTGATAACAATGTCAAGGGGAAAAGAAAACCCAAGATGTGCGGCTACACTCGTAAATCATCTGTTCCGATGAAGCACGGCCAGTTTGGCTCAACTACCTGTCACATTTGCAACAAAGTCTTGCGCACTGGTTCCTTCCGAGCTCACATGCTGGTGCATCAGGGCAAGATGTACACGTGTTCAATTTGTAACAAAGTGATGGCATTTTCAACAAGATATTACCACTTGAGAATGCACAAGAACAAAAAAGATTTCAAATGTAACGTCTGCACAAAGGAGTTTCTTACTAAGCAAGCTTTGGTAGCACACTTGAGGGTGCACACTGGTGAGAGACCCATCAAATGCAG GCACTGTGACAGAATGTTTTCCAGATATAGTTCCCGTGAGGTTCATGAAGCCTCTCATACAGGGGAAAGGGCATTTAAGTGTACCATCTGTGATAAGTCCTGGAAAGACAGGTCATCTTATTGGTTGCATATGAAGAAAAACCACCCTGGAGA ACCTCTTTACTACAGACGACTCTCAGCACAGATTAATAGCGAACGTAAGACTCAGGGGATTGAACTTCAGCCATCAATTGCAGAATGA
- the LOC139956720 gene encoding uncharacterized protein isoform X1, with the protein MIIHDVQFEIIHWTGKHFKGAIQVEVKILSGAKPILFSWENPLKKSVECVLVTCACQALGLRHGKAKGKDRTALTSGSQQWASNLAHALEKAEVVTYASMDPLESIANHIDLNETEGVDREYSKEEWKLLTKYERQKIRRKRNRQKQKESLERQKEQLVVCNQDEPSAATLIDEVSTSPCGQDDSEVMEAATTVDEEMCEPVVPKDKQIGEGLLDVTSNGEMYPTGKDFVVDPDSSEEVTEVNTSREVEVGRTECDVPNEILPETQVITTHDQPQDDLLNESLKQNQIWNDGHSESITTASVIPTANSAYLETTHEPEISNEVTLEATVSAETSNPVTIISVDEAVASHKGSKVTTGSSDNNTVQFVDIQGAVVVSSAFPSSVSSSLSDEQTLMKAIDSIMDMCPAPEMGESPVLPETMYTLPTTTTTPNELPRTKVPFIRNLTEEERKKMFKFQSDSERENQAALESGNACLCEQCGKIFGQRNLSKHMQIHKKGRERNLICDKCGKGFYLKSALKNHLQVHNDKAQFTCRYCPKSYKSFFGRTIHERLHFAVYPEECQNCERKFKSNRELKIHLASGHCDNNVKGKRKPKMCGYTRKSSVPMKHGQFGSTTCHICNKVLRTGSFRAHMLVHQGKMYTCSICNKVMAFSTRYYHLRMHKNKKDFKCNVCTKEFLTKQALVAHLRVHTGERPIKCRHCDRMFSRYSSREVHEASHTGERAFKCTICDKSWKDRSSYWLHMKKNHPGEPLYYRRLSAQINSERKTQGIELQPSIAE; encoded by the exons ATGATAATACACGATGTCCAGTTTGAAATCATCCATTGGACTGGAAAACACTTCAAA GGGGCCATCCAGGTTGAAGTCAAAATTTTAAGTGGTGCTAAACCCATCTTGTTTTCTTGGGAGAATCCTCTTAAGAAGTCTGTGGAGTGTGTCTTGGTGACGTGTGCCTGTCAGGCCCTTGGTCTACGTCACGGCAAGGCCAAGGGAAAGGATCGAACAGCTCTGACTTCTGGCAGCCAGCAGTGGGCGTCTAATCTTGCTCATGCACTGGAGAAGGCTGAAGTTGTGACATATGCTTCAATGGACCCTCTGGAGAGTATCGCTAACCATATTGATTTAAACGAGACAGAGGGGGTAGATCGGGAGTACTCGAAGGAGGAATGGAAACTactcacaaaatatgaaagacagaaaataagaaggaaaagaaatagaCAGAAACAAAAGGAATCATTAGAGAGACAGAAAGAACAATTAGTTGTTTGCAATCAAGATGAGCCATCTGCTGCAACATTAATTGATGAAGTTTCAACATCCCCATGTGGACAAGATGACAGCGAAGTTATGGAGGCAGCTACAACAGTTGATGAAGAGATGTGTGAACCAGTGGTTCCTAAGGATAAACAAATTGGAGAAGGTCTATTGGATGTGACATCCAATGGAGAGATGTATCCCACAGGGAAGGACTTTGTGGTTGACCCTGATTCCAGTGAGGAAGTTACAGAGGTTAATACCTCAAGAGAAGTTGAAGTTGGGAGAACAGAGTGTGATGTGCCAAATGAAATTCTACCTGAGACACAGGTTATCACAACGCATGATCAACCTCAAGATGATTTGttaaatgaaagtttaaaacaaaaccaGATTTGGAATGATGGACATTCTGAGTCCATAACTACTGCTTCAGTCATCCCAACTGCAAACTCTGCTTACCTAGAGACAACTCATGAACCAGAAATAAGTAATGAAGTCACTTTAGAGGCCACTGTGTCAGCCGAAACCAGCAACCCTGTGACAATTATCTCTGTAGATGAGGCTGTTGCAAGTCACAAGGGTTCTAAAGTCACTACTGGCAGCTCAGATAACAACACAGTTCAATTTGTAGACATACAGGGAGCTGTAGTTGTGTCATCTGCTTTCCCAAGCTCAGTGTCATCCTCTCTCTCTGATGAGCAAACACTTATGAAAGCTATTGACAGCATCATGGACATGTGCCCAGCACCAGAGATGGGTGAATCTCCAGTGCTCCCTGAGACCATGTATACGTTACCAACAACAACCACAACACCAAATGAATTACCAAGAACTAAAGTGCCATTTATCAGAAACCTCACAGAAGAGGAACGGAAAAAGATGTTCAAATTCCAGTCAGACTCTGAGAGAGAAAACCAAGCTGCCTTGGAGTCTGGGAATGCTTGTCTCTGTGAACAGTGCGGTAAAATCTTTGGCCAACGTAATTTAAGCAAACATATGCAGATTCACAAGAAAGGTAGGGAAAGAAATTTGATATGTGACAAATGTGGGAAAGGCTTTTATTTGAAGAGTGCCTTAAAAAACCATCTACAAGTCCACAATGATAAGGCACAGTTTACTTGTCGTTACTGTCCCAAAAGTTACAAGTCATTCTTTGGACGCACCATCCATGAGCGCCTTCATTTTGCTGTTTACCCAGAAGAATGTCAGAATTGTGAACGTAAGTTCAAAAGTAATCGCGAGTTGAAGATTCATTTAGCTAGTGGTCACTGTGATAACAATGTCAAGGGGAAAAGAAAACCCAAGATGTGCGGCTACACTCGTAAATCATCTGTTCCGATGAAGCACGGCCAGTTTGGCTCAACTACCTGTCACATTTGCAACAAAGTCTTGCGCACTGGTTCCTTCCGAGCTCACATGCTGGTGCATCAGGGCAAGATGTACACGTGTTCAATTTGTAACAAAGTGATGGCATTTTCAACAAGATATTACCACTTGAGAATGCACAAGAACAAAAAAGATTTCAAATGTAACGTCTGCACAAAGGAGTTTCTTACTAAGCAAGCTTTGGTAGCACACTTGAGGGTGCACACTGGTGAGAGACCCATCAAATGCAG GCACTGTGACAGAATGTTTTCCAGATATAGTTCCCGTGAGGTTCATGAAGCCTCTCATACAGGGGAAAGGGCATTTAAGTGTACCATCTGTGATAAGTCCTGGAAAGACAGGTCATCTTATTGGTTGCATATGAAGAAAAACCACCCTGGAGA ACCTCTTTACTACAGACGACTCTCAGCACAGATTAATAGCGAACGTAAGACTCAGGGGATTGAACTTCAGCCATCAATTGCAGAATGA